A single Perca flavescens isolate YP-PL-M2 chromosome 2, PFLA_1.0, whole genome shotgun sequence DNA region contains:
- the ndst3 gene encoding bifunctional heparan sulfate N-deacetylase/N-sulfotransferase 4 isoform X1: MTVAVRFRRHLRRLLLLLASCCLLSLLLSAYFLFTNSSPSMQLGQSPEPACSQPLSPYHQLPYPYPPNPPHTLVHTDQVVLVLVESQYSQLGQDIVAILESAHFQFRMEIASGKGDLPPLTEKGRGRYSLIIYENLLKYAHADTWNRQLLHQYCTEYRVGIIGFYRSTESSPPLLKLRGLPLVLRTNQALWDCCVVSSSPLLHLTKPGTDRGALPGEDWTSFSSNHSSYQAVLHARAKEGAGAGSGDNPGPGFSLGLQATVVQDMGLYDGVRRVLFGQGLGYWLHRLILVDAISYLTDRKLTLGLDRHILVDIDDIFVGKEGTRMNAKDVKALLDSQKQLRSQISNFTFNLGFSGKFYHTGTMEEDEGDDLLLKYVDEFWWFPHMWSHMQPHLFHNESSLLEQMVLNKEFALEHNIPVDMGYAVAPHHSGVYPVHLQLYKAWRRVWNIQVTSTEEYPHLKPARYRKGFTHNNIMVLPRQTCGLFTHTIYYKEYPGGPKELDKSISGGELFLTVLVNPISIFMTHLSNYGNDRLGLYTFVHLASFLRSWTNLKLHTLPPLQLAHKYFQLFPEQRNPLWQNPCDDKRHKDIWSKEKTCDRLPRFMVIGPQKTGTTALYLFLLMHPSISSNFPSQKTYEEVQFFNTNNYHKGIDWYMEFFPLPSNVTTDFLFEKSANYFPSEESPRRAAALLPKAKIITLLINPTDRAYSWYQHQRAHEDHAALRFTFYDVISARPGAPAELRSLQSRCLIPGLYSSHLERWLTYYPANQVMIIDGHQLRTDPAAVMDEVQKFLGVTPHFNYSQALTFDPQKGFWCQLLEGGKTKCLGKSKGRKYPPMEPEAHAYLSRYYREHNVELSKLLHRLGQPLPSWLREELQKITFASMNQG; encoded by the exons ATGACGGTGGCTGTGCGATTCCGtcgccacttacgtaggctccTGCTCCTGCTGGCCTCCTgctgtctcctctccctcctcctctctgcctaCTTTCTGTTTACAAACTCCTCCCCTTCCATGCAACTTGGACAATCCCCCGAACCCGCCTGCTCCCAGCCACTCTCCCCATACCATCAACTTCCATACCCGTACCCCCCTAACCCCCCTCACACACTTGTCCACACTGACCAGGTTGTGCTGGTGCTGGTGGAGTCCCAGTACTCCCAGCTGGGTCAGGACATTGTGGCTATATTGGAGTCAGCACACTTTCAGTTTCGCATGGAAATCGCCTCAGGGAAGGGCGACCTTCCGCCGCTGACAGAGAAAGGCCGTGGCCGATATTCACTCATCATTTATGAAAATCTATTAAAGTATGCACATGCTGACACATGGAACAGACAGCTGTTGCATCAATACTGTACTGAGTACAGAGTGGGCATCATAGGTTTCTACCGCTCCACTGAGAGCTCCCCACCTCTCCTCAAACTCCGAGGCCTCCCGCTGGTGCTTAGGACCAACCAGGCACTTTGGGACTGCTGTGTGGTGTCTAGCTCACCTCTCCTTCACCTGACCAAGCCCGGTACAGATCGAGGGGCTTTACCTGGGGAGGACTGGACCTCCTTCTCCTCCAATCACTCCTCCTACCAGGCCGTGCTGCATGCACGGGCCAAGGAGGGAGCAGGGGCAGGTAGTGGTGATAATCCAGGGCCTGGCTTTAGTTTAGGCCTCCAAGCCACTGTGGTGCAGGACATGGGACTCTATGATGGGGTGAGGAGGGTGCTATTTGGCCAGGGACTTGGCTACTGGCTCCATAGACTCATCCTGGTGGATGCCATCTCCTACCTCACAGACAGGAAGCTTACTTTGGGTCTGGACCGGCACATACTGGTGGATATTGACGACATCTTTGTGGGCAAGGAAGGGACACGCATGAACGCCAAGGATGTGAAG gcTCTCCTTGATTCTCAGAAACAGCTGCGTTCTCAGATCTCCAACTTTACCTTCAATCTGGGCTTCTCTGGGAAGTTCTACCACACAG GAACGATGGAGGAGGACGAGGGAGACGATTTACTATTGAAGTACGTGGATGAGTTCTGGTGGTTCCCCCACATGTGGAGCCACATGCAGCCTCACCTCTTCCACAATGAGTCCTCACTGCTGGAGCAGATGGTCCTCAACAAGGAGTTCGCTCTG GAGCACAACATCCCAGTGGACATGGGCTACGCCGTGGCCCCTCACCACTCAGGCGTCTACCCTGTTCACCTGCAGCTGTACAAGGCTTGGAGACGTGTGTGGAACATCCAGGTCACCAGCACTGAAGAGTACCCCCACCTCAAACCCGCCCGCTACCGCAAGGGCTTCACCCACAACAACATCATG gtgctgCCCCGCCAGACGTGTGGCTTGTTTACTCACACCATCTACTATAAGGAATACCCTGGTGGACCTAAAGAACTGGACAAAAGCATCAGTGGGGGAGAGCTGTTTCTCACTGTGCTTGTCAACCCA ATCAGTATATTTATGACCCACCTGTCCAACTATGGCAATGATCGACTGGGTCTTTACACATTTGTCCACCTGGCCTCCTTCCTTCGCTCGTGGACAAACCTGAAACTCCACACACTCCCACCGCTGCAGCTTGCACACAAGTACTTTCAGCTTTTTCCCGAACAAAGGAACCCGCTCTGGCAG AACCCATGCGATGACAAACGACATAAAGACATCTGGTCTAAAGAGAAAACCTGTGACAGGTTACCCAGGTTCATGGTCATAGGCCCACAGAAAACAG GAACGACAGCACTTTATCTCTTCCTACTCATGCATCCCTCCATCTCCAGTAACTTCCCCAGTCAAAAGACTTATGAGGAGGTCCAGTTCTTCAACACCAATAACTACCACAAAGGAATTGACTG GTACATGGAGTTTTTCCCCTTGCCCTCAAATGTAACCACGGACTTCCTGTTTGAGAAGAGCGCTAACTACTTCCCCTCAGAAGAGTCCCCGCGGCGAGCTGCTGCCCTGCTGCCCAAGGCCAAGATCATCACTCTGCTCATCAACCCCACTGACAGGGCCTACAGTTGGTATCAG CATCAAAGAGCTCACGAGGACCACGCAGCCCTGCGGTTTACCTTCTATGATGTCATCAGTGCAAGACCGGGAGCACCGGCCGAGCTCCGCTCCCTGCAGAGCCGCTGTCTCATTCCCGGTCTCTACTCCTCACACCTAGAGAGGTGGCTCACTTACTACCCTGCCAACCAG GTGATGATCATAGATGGCCATCAGCTGAGAACTGACCCTGCAGCAGTGATGGATGAAGTCCAGAAGTTCCTAGGTGTCACTCCTCATTTCAATTACTCGCAGGCCCTTAC GTTTGACCCTCAGAAGGGCTTTTGGTGCCAGCTCCTTGAGGGAGGAAAGACAAAATGTTTGGGAAAGAGCAAGGGGAGAAAGTACCCTCCTATGGAGCCAGAG GCACATGCATATCTCTCCAGGTACTACAGGGAACACAACGTGGAGCTGTCAAAGCTGCTGCATCGCCTTGGTCAGCCCCTTCCCTCCTGGCTACGAGAGGAGCTGCAGAAG
- the ndst3 gene encoding bifunctional heparan sulfate N-deacetylase/N-sulfotransferase 4 isoform X2 → MTVAVRFRRHLRRLLLLLASCCLLSLLLSAYFLFTNSSPSMQLGQSPEPACSQPLSPYHQLPYPYPPNPPHTLVHTDQVVLVLVESQYSQLGQDIVAILESAHFQFRMEIASGKGDLPPLTEKGRGRYSLIIYENLLKYAHADTWNRQLLHQYCTEYRVGIIGFYRSTESSPPLLKLRGLPLVLRTNQALWDCCVVSSSPLLHLTKPGTDRGALPGEDWTSFSSNHSSYQAVLHARAKEGAGAGSGDNPGPGFSLGLQATVVQDMGLYDGVRRVLFGQGLGYWLHRLILVDAISYLTDRKLTLGLDRHILVDIDDIFVGKEGTRMNAKDVKALLDSQKQLRSQISNFTFNLGFSGKFYHTGTMEEDEGDDLLLKYVDEFWWFPHMWSHMQPHLFHNESSLLEQMVLNKEFALEHNIPVDMGYAVAPHHSGVYPVHLQLYKAWRRVWNIQVTSTEEYPHLKPARYRKGFTHNNIMVLPRQTCGLFTHTIYYKEYPGGPKELDKSISGGELFLTVLVNPISIFMTHLSNYGNDRLGLYTFVHLASFLRSWTNLKLHTLPPLQLAHKYFQLFPEQRNPLWQNPCDDKRHKDIWSKEKTCDRLPRFMVIGPQKTGTTALYLFLLMHPSISSNFPSQKTYEEVQFFNTNNYHKGIDWYMEFFPLPSNVTTDFLFEKSANYFPSEESPRRAAALLPKAKIITLLINPTDRAYSWYQHQRAHEDHAALRFTFYDVISARPGAPAELRSLQSRCLIPGLYSSHLERWLTYYPANQVMIIDGHQLRTDPAAVMDEVQKFLGVTPHFNYSQALTFDPQKGFWCQLLEGGKTKCLGKSKGRKYPPMEPEAHAYLSRYYREHNVELSKLLHRLGQPLPSWLREELQKVR, encoded by the exons ATGACGGTGGCTGTGCGATTCCGtcgccacttacgtaggctccTGCTCCTGCTGGCCTCCTgctgtctcctctccctcctcctctctgcctaCTTTCTGTTTACAAACTCCTCCCCTTCCATGCAACTTGGACAATCCCCCGAACCCGCCTGCTCCCAGCCACTCTCCCCATACCATCAACTTCCATACCCGTACCCCCCTAACCCCCCTCACACACTTGTCCACACTGACCAGGTTGTGCTGGTGCTGGTGGAGTCCCAGTACTCCCAGCTGGGTCAGGACATTGTGGCTATATTGGAGTCAGCACACTTTCAGTTTCGCATGGAAATCGCCTCAGGGAAGGGCGACCTTCCGCCGCTGACAGAGAAAGGCCGTGGCCGATATTCACTCATCATTTATGAAAATCTATTAAAGTATGCACATGCTGACACATGGAACAGACAGCTGTTGCATCAATACTGTACTGAGTACAGAGTGGGCATCATAGGTTTCTACCGCTCCACTGAGAGCTCCCCACCTCTCCTCAAACTCCGAGGCCTCCCGCTGGTGCTTAGGACCAACCAGGCACTTTGGGACTGCTGTGTGGTGTCTAGCTCACCTCTCCTTCACCTGACCAAGCCCGGTACAGATCGAGGGGCTTTACCTGGGGAGGACTGGACCTCCTTCTCCTCCAATCACTCCTCCTACCAGGCCGTGCTGCATGCACGGGCCAAGGAGGGAGCAGGGGCAGGTAGTGGTGATAATCCAGGGCCTGGCTTTAGTTTAGGCCTCCAAGCCACTGTGGTGCAGGACATGGGACTCTATGATGGGGTGAGGAGGGTGCTATTTGGCCAGGGACTTGGCTACTGGCTCCATAGACTCATCCTGGTGGATGCCATCTCCTACCTCACAGACAGGAAGCTTACTTTGGGTCTGGACCGGCACATACTGGTGGATATTGACGACATCTTTGTGGGCAAGGAAGGGACACGCATGAACGCCAAGGATGTGAAG gcTCTCCTTGATTCTCAGAAACAGCTGCGTTCTCAGATCTCCAACTTTACCTTCAATCTGGGCTTCTCTGGGAAGTTCTACCACACAG GAACGATGGAGGAGGACGAGGGAGACGATTTACTATTGAAGTACGTGGATGAGTTCTGGTGGTTCCCCCACATGTGGAGCCACATGCAGCCTCACCTCTTCCACAATGAGTCCTCACTGCTGGAGCAGATGGTCCTCAACAAGGAGTTCGCTCTG GAGCACAACATCCCAGTGGACATGGGCTACGCCGTGGCCCCTCACCACTCAGGCGTCTACCCTGTTCACCTGCAGCTGTACAAGGCTTGGAGACGTGTGTGGAACATCCAGGTCACCAGCACTGAAGAGTACCCCCACCTCAAACCCGCCCGCTACCGCAAGGGCTTCACCCACAACAACATCATG gtgctgCCCCGCCAGACGTGTGGCTTGTTTACTCACACCATCTACTATAAGGAATACCCTGGTGGACCTAAAGAACTGGACAAAAGCATCAGTGGGGGAGAGCTGTTTCTCACTGTGCTTGTCAACCCA ATCAGTATATTTATGACCCACCTGTCCAACTATGGCAATGATCGACTGGGTCTTTACACATTTGTCCACCTGGCCTCCTTCCTTCGCTCGTGGACAAACCTGAAACTCCACACACTCCCACCGCTGCAGCTTGCACACAAGTACTTTCAGCTTTTTCCCGAACAAAGGAACCCGCTCTGGCAG AACCCATGCGATGACAAACGACATAAAGACATCTGGTCTAAAGAGAAAACCTGTGACAGGTTACCCAGGTTCATGGTCATAGGCCCACAGAAAACAG GAACGACAGCACTTTATCTCTTCCTACTCATGCATCCCTCCATCTCCAGTAACTTCCCCAGTCAAAAGACTTATGAGGAGGTCCAGTTCTTCAACACCAATAACTACCACAAAGGAATTGACTG GTACATGGAGTTTTTCCCCTTGCCCTCAAATGTAACCACGGACTTCCTGTTTGAGAAGAGCGCTAACTACTTCCCCTCAGAAGAGTCCCCGCGGCGAGCTGCTGCCCTGCTGCCCAAGGCCAAGATCATCACTCTGCTCATCAACCCCACTGACAGGGCCTACAGTTGGTATCAG CATCAAAGAGCTCACGAGGACCACGCAGCCCTGCGGTTTACCTTCTATGATGTCATCAGTGCAAGACCGGGAGCACCGGCCGAGCTCCGCTCCCTGCAGAGCCGCTGTCTCATTCCCGGTCTCTACTCCTCACACCTAGAGAGGTGGCTCACTTACTACCCTGCCAACCAG GTGATGATCATAGATGGCCATCAGCTGAGAACTGACCCTGCAGCAGTGATGGATGAAGTCCAGAAGTTCCTAGGTGTCACTCCTCATTTCAATTACTCGCAGGCCCTTAC GTTTGACCCTCAGAAGGGCTTTTGGTGCCAGCTCCTTGAGGGAGGAAAGACAAAATGTTTGGGAAAGAGCAAGGGGAGAAAGTACCCTCCTATGGAGCCAGAG GCACATGCATATCTCTCCAGGTACTACAGGGAACACAACGTGGAGCTGTCAAAGCTGCTGCATCGCCTTGGTCAGCCCCTTCCCTCCTGGCTACGAGAGGAGCTGCAGAAG
- the ndst3 gene encoding bifunctional heparan sulfate N-deacetylase/N-sulfotransferase 4 isoform X3: MTVAVRFRRHLRRLLLLLASCCLLSLLLSAYFLFTNSSPSMQLGQSPEPACSQPLSPYHQLPYPYPPNPPHTLVHTDQVVLVLVESQYSQLGQDIVAILESAHFQFRMEIASGKGDLPPLTEKGRGRYSLIIYENLLKYAHADTWNRQLLHQYCTEYRVGIIGFYRSTESSPPLLKLRGLPLVLRTNQALWDCCVVSSSPLLHLTKPGTDRGALPGEDWTSFSSNHSSYQAVLHARAKEGAGAGSGDNPGPGFSLGLQATVVQDMGLYDGVRRVLFGQGLGYWLHRLILVDAISYLTDRKLTLGLDRHILVDIDDIFVGKEGTRMNAKDVKALLDSQKQLRSQISNFTFNLGFSGKFYHTGTMEEDEGDDLLLKYVDEFWWFPHMWSHMQPHLFHNESSLLEQMVLNKEFALEHNIPVDMGYAVAPHHSGVYPVHLQLYKAWRRVWNIQVTSTEEYPHLKPARYRKGFTHNNIMVLPRQTCGLFTHTIYYKEYPGGPKELDKSISGGELFLTVLVNPNPCDDKRHKDIWSKEKTCDRLPRFMVIGPQKTGTTALYLFLLMHPSISSNFPSQKTYEEVQFFNTNNYHKGIDWYMEFFPLPSNVTTDFLFEKSANYFPSEESPRRAAALLPKAKIITLLINPTDRAYSWYQHQRAHEDHAALRFTFYDVISARPGAPAELRSLQSRCLIPGLYSSHLERWLTYYPANQVMIIDGHQLRTDPAAVMDEVQKFLGVTPHFNYSQALTFDPQKGFWCQLLEGGKTKCLGKSKGRKYPPMEPEAHAYLSRYYREHNVELSKLLHRLGQPLPSWLREELQKITFASMNQG, encoded by the exons ATGACGGTGGCTGTGCGATTCCGtcgccacttacgtaggctccTGCTCCTGCTGGCCTCCTgctgtctcctctccctcctcctctctgcctaCTTTCTGTTTACAAACTCCTCCCCTTCCATGCAACTTGGACAATCCCCCGAACCCGCCTGCTCCCAGCCACTCTCCCCATACCATCAACTTCCATACCCGTACCCCCCTAACCCCCCTCACACACTTGTCCACACTGACCAGGTTGTGCTGGTGCTGGTGGAGTCCCAGTACTCCCAGCTGGGTCAGGACATTGTGGCTATATTGGAGTCAGCACACTTTCAGTTTCGCATGGAAATCGCCTCAGGGAAGGGCGACCTTCCGCCGCTGACAGAGAAAGGCCGTGGCCGATATTCACTCATCATTTATGAAAATCTATTAAAGTATGCACATGCTGACACATGGAACAGACAGCTGTTGCATCAATACTGTACTGAGTACAGAGTGGGCATCATAGGTTTCTACCGCTCCACTGAGAGCTCCCCACCTCTCCTCAAACTCCGAGGCCTCCCGCTGGTGCTTAGGACCAACCAGGCACTTTGGGACTGCTGTGTGGTGTCTAGCTCACCTCTCCTTCACCTGACCAAGCCCGGTACAGATCGAGGGGCTTTACCTGGGGAGGACTGGACCTCCTTCTCCTCCAATCACTCCTCCTACCAGGCCGTGCTGCATGCACGGGCCAAGGAGGGAGCAGGGGCAGGTAGTGGTGATAATCCAGGGCCTGGCTTTAGTTTAGGCCTCCAAGCCACTGTGGTGCAGGACATGGGACTCTATGATGGGGTGAGGAGGGTGCTATTTGGCCAGGGACTTGGCTACTGGCTCCATAGACTCATCCTGGTGGATGCCATCTCCTACCTCACAGACAGGAAGCTTACTTTGGGTCTGGACCGGCACATACTGGTGGATATTGACGACATCTTTGTGGGCAAGGAAGGGACACGCATGAACGCCAAGGATGTGAAG gcTCTCCTTGATTCTCAGAAACAGCTGCGTTCTCAGATCTCCAACTTTACCTTCAATCTGGGCTTCTCTGGGAAGTTCTACCACACAG GAACGATGGAGGAGGACGAGGGAGACGATTTACTATTGAAGTACGTGGATGAGTTCTGGTGGTTCCCCCACATGTGGAGCCACATGCAGCCTCACCTCTTCCACAATGAGTCCTCACTGCTGGAGCAGATGGTCCTCAACAAGGAGTTCGCTCTG GAGCACAACATCCCAGTGGACATGGGCTACGCCGTGGCCCCTCACCACTCAGGCGTCTACCCTGTTCACCTGCAGCTGTACAAGGCTTGGAGACGTGTGTGGAACATCCAGGTCACCAGCACTGAAGAGTACCCCCACCTCAAACCCGCCCGCTACCGCAAGGGCTTCACCCACAACAACATCATG gtgctgCCCCGCCAGACGTGTGGCTTGTTTACTCACACCATCTACTATAAGGAATACCCTGGTGGACCTAAAGAACTGGACAAAAGCATCAGTGGGGGAGAGCTGTTTCTCACTGTGCTTGTCAACCCA AACCCATGCGATGACAAACGACATAAAGACATCTGGTCTAAAGAGAAAACCTGTGACAGGTTACCCAGGTTCATGGTCATAGGCCCACAGAAAACAG GAACGACAGCACTTTATCTCTTCCTACTCATGCATCCCTCCATCTCCAGTAACTTCCCCAGTCAAAAGACTTATGAGGAGGTCCAGTTCTTCAACACCAATAACTACCACAAAGGAATTGACTG GTACATGGAGTTTTTCCCCTTGCCCTCAAATGTAACCACGGACTTCCTGTTTGAGAAGAGCGCTAACTACTTCCCCTCAGAAGAGTCCCCGCGGCGAGCTGCTGCCCTGCTGCCCAAGGCCAAGATCATCACTCTGCTCATCAACCCCACTGACAGGGCCTACAGTTGGTATCAG CATCAAAGAGCTCACGAGGACCACGCAGCCCTGCGGTTTACCTTCTATGATGTCATCAGTGCAAGACCGGGAGCACCGGCCGAGCTCCGCTCCCTGCAGAGCCGCTGTCTCATTCCCGGTCTCTACTCCTCACACCTAGAGAGGTGGCTCACTTACTACCCTGCCAACCAG GTGATGATCATAGATGGCCATCAGCTGAGAACTGACCCTGCAGCAGTGATGGATGAAGTCCAGAAGTTCCTAGGTGTCACTCCTCATTTCAATTACTCGCAGGCCCTTAC GTTTGACCCTCAGAAGGGCTTTTGGTGCCAGCTCCTTGAGGGAGGAAAGACAAAATGTTTGGGAAAGAGCAAGGGGAGAAAGTACCCTCCTATGGAGCCAGAG GCACATGCATATCTCTCCAGGTACTACAGGGAACACAACGTGGAGCTGTCAAAGCTGCTGCATCGCCTTGGTCAGCCCCTTCCCTCCTGGCTACGAGAGGAGCTGCAGAAG